gatgatgaagaagatgataTGCATAACTATGGTATGTAATTAAACAGAATCATCATCAACATCAATGCAGAATCCATCAAAATTCTTGTGTGAGTCCTCTTCCACACTCACGCCCCACCCTCCCAAAAGGGGTGTGTATAGGATGATTTTAATGGTAAAAATTGTCACAAAGTTGAAACCCATGAATTCTTTGTTGAATATATGCATGGCcgaaaagggagaaaaaaagaacaaaaaataaaaaataaaaaaataaaaaaatcctcaGGCTGTAGAAGTCCAAAAAAGCAAGTCCACATACCATCATATTGGGGTGGAAACCATAAGATGCCGTGGATGATGAGGATGGTGAATAAGAAAAAGATGACGATGATGGTACTGATGAATAGGCTGTTTGCACTCTCATGTCCTCCTGCATGTATATTACAGTAGTGGAGCTCCATGAGAATTCTATAAAACCAGTTAAAACTCCACACAGTAATCATAACAGTACCCTCAACATGTCCACAGAGAGGGAGAAGGGAAGAAGGAGAGGGAGACCTGGTTGAGGGTAGTGGGATATGGACCATGAAGAGAAGGCATGTAGCTACAACCCATTTGACTATGCAATCTGATCTTCTCCAACTGAGCAACTCCCAGCCCTCTCTGGGGCTGCTTGGGCTTGTCTGAATTACTCTTCTTGCCTTTCCTTGAAGACCCAGATCTTTCATTTCCCATGTTTGGTTCCCCAAAATAACTGCTACCCATCTCCTTTTTCTGTGATGATGAGGGGGAAGATCCAGAGAATTTGCTCCACAAATCCCAAACTCCTTCCTctgcagaaagaaaaaaaaaacagaagaaagaagaaaaggaagaaaaacttTCCTGCCAGACTTTGCTGAGAAAATGAGAGATCTCCTATGCCCTTTTAAAGCTGTCTGCACCCCCAGTAATTATTGCATCGCTGGATCGGATTGTGTAGATTTAGTcgcatatatttatatatatatactttagagtttatgctttttttttaccCCCTTcccttttgattatttttttgagaacttCCATAAAATgctaattattatcattatttttttcattagctATAGACTTTGGAGACTATGACTTGAAAGTGATTGTCTATGATTTgaagcattaaaaaaatttaaattcaccagagagagaaaaaaagggcatcattcttctttgatttctggTTACACATATGATCAAAGCAAAACCCCCATCAAGTGATGAAGAAAGTTTCTGATATTGGGCTGGTCCCATTCTGCATGTGATTATGGTCATATCTCAAAATACCCTAAGAATCCCCTCCCCCCCCATATAATTAAGAATTCAATAAGCAACTTATTTAGAAAggtaaactaaataaaatatactcTAAAGTTGGACCAAATcacattcaaattaaagatTCTAGAAATCTTATAGCAACTTCATTGGGATTGTCTTCTGGGGAACCCCATATGATATCCAACCTATATATGTACCAAAACCCCAAAAATCTTTCAACTTTTCTATCTTATAGGAAACccatttaaatgtgaatatattttcttcaatttagtGGATAAAAATCagccattttttaataaatgtttgaaaaaagataaaaatattaattaatgcCAAATACagtgtgatttttatttttttattttaaatttaattttgaattaattaattacttggAGATCTTTTGGATTAGATACCATTCTCTGAGTTGTTATGCAGCAAATCTAATTGAGCTGTTTCACGCATGATTTGTGGGtcatattttatgaggtgtttatgtggtggaaagtgagaatcctcCAATTTCTTAAACAGACATGTGAACTCatgcaattacaaaaaaatccCCCCCTTGGAACCCTCCAAAGCATGtcattaactttattttattttattttattttttatattttttttcaattgtttcctTGAACCTTCAAAGCATGCCACTTGTTAGCCaagccaaaaataataataataaatagaaaaagacaTTATAAGCTAaggtaacaaaataaaatatgactCTCTAACTTCTTTCTTAGGGTTGGGTCCTCTTGGGCTTTATAGCATTCAACAACTCCACCCATGTTTATTtacatttcattttaatttttttaagtggtttaaaataaaagagatttgATACCCAAAAGACCCTTTTAATACttggaaaaaaaagttaattgaaagtttttttacattaataaaaaaattatattttaatttttttaaggttataaaaaaaattattattattggattCCATATATAGGTACAACCTTAAAAGGTGAGACAAGAAGATCAGCAATATATTTTGAATTCTTATCATAACTTGGCACTTTCTGTCATTGTCAATTCATCTCTTATAAAGTCTAAATTGAAGTCATATAtcaaattactaattttttccatttaggtAAAATTTTGTTGCCAACTcactttataattaattttgaaatttagaGTCTGtgtgacaataattttaaaaaattttttttagtctaacaattatttttgaaaaaaaaaattatatatttgaaaaaatttaggaaacacttttaaaaaacaaaaaaataagagtttgtttaataaatgattttagaaagcgtttttaaattttctaatgcttaaaaattgttattcaaAGAGTTATTTTCAAATGCTAGAAGATAAAACGTTTCTTAACATCACTGTTAAACATTTCAAATGCTACAATCCATCGATTTCGTGGGCTCTCCAAAAACCATATagaatgaaaataacaaaaaaaaaagtcaatagGTAAGGCATGGGCTTTTGATCTCCTTAGTCAAATTTTAGAACTCGATTCATAGCAAGTTTCCATAACTTTATATTAAATAGTTTCTCCCATCAATAtttctcaaaatatttgatattttaaaccAAACGTGCCTTATAACACTGATTATCCTTGTGTGGTCTATATGTCTCCAGGTCCATATAGATAGTAACATGAACGCTCATCACAATatacccacaaaaaaaaaaaaaattaaataaaaaaatccccatattaaatttatgttacaTGCATGTTGTAGGCTTAATTTTCTTGTACCCATGTACATATTATATAGTTAATTTGGTAACAATCATCTACTAATTGCCTGCCACGTCAATTCCATCctaaagaatattattttttcttgtacTCAAAGATGATGAAAAGTTGACTGCAAAAATGTTGAGCTAATGCTTAAAATTGTAGCCTCTATACAATAATTAAGGCTTAAACATGACATTAAAGTATTAAATAATAATGGATGGGTTACAAATCATAGTCTTGAAGAGGGTAAATGGGGGTACCCCACGAGCAGAAGTAATgagaatataataataatagaggCAGGCAGAGAAGAAAACAAGGGATTTTGTTGATTAGGTTTGATTTGATGCAGTAAGTATTAATATATATGTGAatgagaaattaaaaagaaaagaaagacaaaGGTGAGTGGAGTGAGATGTAGAGAATATCTACTGTAGATTGTGGGCACATGCA
Above is a window of Vitis vinifera cultivar Pinot Noir 40024 chromosome 11, ASM3070453v1 DNA encoding:
- the LOC100268083 gene encoding protein SPEAR3, whose product is MGSSYFGEPNMGNERSGSSRKGKKSNSDKPKQPQRGLGVAQLEKIRLHSQMGCSYMPSLHGPYPTTLNQEDMRVQTAYSSVPSSSSFSYSPSSSSTASYGFHPNMMMGLSEMDRSNIRYGDSQPSTTARWNPSSGTMETQQYSQLNMTRHLLNLEVEDSFQKKRKKDRSDSLGSSSQNSESSDTQELDLELRLSL